In Dyadobacter sp. NIV53, a single window of DNA contains:
- a CDS encoding VWA domain-containing protein: protein MRSELLFQTPYWFIIFCLLAGAAYAWLLYQPVPSWGKKLNYGLAFLRGLTVTAICFLLLSPLIRKTETTIDKAKVVFAIDNSESVKSYAAAQLKNVSAAAQELTTAGFEVSIQTLDRPVKNNEADSIRFDKNKTDLSGLLQTVKSNFEGRNLTDVVLLSDGIVNQGISPAFGRYPFKVNTLAVGDTIPDLDISIKDVISNRVAYLGNDFPVKAEIVANGLAGKTTTVSLKQNGRIIETQKVLIDKASFFKSYDFKTTSSQKGVQHYTVELGSVAGESSTRNNKREIYIDIIDGRQKILLLALTPHPDIKALRSLIESNDNYDLDVQILTISGNLPVTSKPYDLVILHQVPNVLGQGNAMVRKFIDAKTPILYILGNQSAVPLVNTLNRSLTISAMNGQTDKVTARYNPSFHMLNLDAESLKLMERLPPLSVPFGEYNLSSGTETILYQKVGTLNTSKPLLILNTTAEQKIAVLAGEGLWQWRQEEYALTNKQDVVDNLFQKLIQILSVREDKRKFRVYPVRAEFEAGEQVVFQTEVYNDIYEQIYGQEVKLMITDEKGKSRQFTYTHSAENPRFNISGLSEGVYRFQASASLRAGLEKVNGQFVIRNADLEMNNTTADFGMLRELAKNTGGEFVPSTSLAQFVQKLKQNRPSDRLDSSEEMVELIHLKWLFFLLVILMGIEWGLRKYHGGY, encoded by the coding sequence ATGCGTTCTGAACTTCTTTTTCAAACTCCTTACTGGTTTATCATTTTTTGTTTGCTTGCGGGAGCGGCTTATGCATGGCTGTTGTATCAGCCTGTTCCTTCATGGGGTAAGAAGTTGAATTATGGACTTGCTTTTCTGCGTGGGCTTACTGTAACGGCTATTTGCTTTTTACTGCTAAGTCCCTTGATCCGGAAAACAGAAACTACTATCGATAAAGCCAAAGTAGTGTTTGCGATTGATAATTCAGAATCGGTTAAAAGTTATGCGGCAGCGCAATTGAAGAATGTATCCGCCGCTGCGCAGGAACTGACTACCGCAGGATTTGAAGTAAGTATACAAACTCTGGATAGGCCGGTTAAGAATAACGAAGCGGATTCGATCAGATTTGATAAGAATAAAACAGATTTGTCAGGCTTATTGCAGACTGTTAAAAGTAATTTTGAAGGAAGAAATCTCACAGATGTTGTGCTTCTTTCTGATGGTATTGTAAATCAGGGAATTTCACCTGCTTTTGGCCGTTATCCATTTAAAGTCAATACACTGGCAGTCGGGGATACCATACCGGACCTGGACATTAGTATTAAAGATGTGATCAGTAACCGTGTTGCTTATTTAGGTAATGATTTTCCTGTAAAAGCTGAAATTGTTGCGAATGGCCTTGCCGGGAAAACAACGACGGTTTCCCTGAAACAGAATGGCAGGATCATAGAAACCCAGAAAGTGCTGATTGATAAGGCTTCTTTCTTTAAAAGCTATGATTTCAAAACAACGTCATCCCAAAAAGGAGTTCAGCATTATACAGTTGAACTGGGTTCAGTTGCGGGTGAATCTTCAACCCGGAATAATAAAAGGGAAATTTACATTGATATTATTGATGGCCGACAAAAGATCCTGTTACTCGCGCTAACGCCGCATCCGGATATAAAAGCACTGCGAAGCCTGATTGAAAGCAATGATAATTATGACCTGGATGTACAGATCCTGACTATTTCGGGCAATTTGCCCGTTACCAGTAAGCCATACGACCTGGTTATCCTGCATCAGGTTCCTAATGTATTAGGTCAGGGAAATGCGATGGTTCGTAAGTTTATTGATGCAAAAACCCCTATTTTGTACATATTGGGGAACCAGTCGGCAGTACCATTAGTAAATACATTGAACAGGTCGTTGACGATCAGTGCTATGAACGGGCAGACTGATAAAGTGACGGCCAGATATAACCCTTCCTTTCACATGCTGAATCTGGATGCTGAAAGTCTGAAACTAATGGAACGGTTGCCACCTCTTTCAGTTCCATTTGGTGAGTATAATCTGTCATCAGGAACTGAGACCATATTATACCAAAAGGTTGGAACACTGAATACCAGCAAACCACTTTTAATTTTAAATACTACCGCTGAACAAAAAATTGCAGTTTTGGCTGGAGAAGGATTGTGGCAATGGCGCCAGGAAGAATATGCCCTTACAAACAAACAGGATGTGGTCGACAATCTTTTCCAGAAACTGATCCAGATATTATCGGTAAGGGAAGACAAACGGAAATTCCGGGTATATCCCGTTCGTGCGGAATTTGAGGCAGGTGAACAGGTTGTTTTCCAGACGGAAGTGTACAATGATATTTACGAACAGATTTACGGTCAGGAAGTAAAGCTTATGATTACTGATGAAAAAGGAAAAAGCCGTCAGTTTACTTATACACATAGTGCCGAAAATCCAAGGTTTAATATCAGTGGTTTGAGTGAAGGTGTTTACCGATTTCAGGCTTCTGCTTCATTACGAGCGGGGCTGGAAAAAGTGAACGGCCAGTTTGTAATTAGAAATGCGGATCTGGAAATGAACAATACCACGGCTGATTTTGGTATGCTGCGTGAACTTGCCAAGAATACAGGAGGAGAATTTGTTCCATCAACATCATTGGCTCAATTTGTACAGAAATTAAAGCAAAATCGCCCTTCCGATCGCCTGGACAGCTCCGAAGAAATGGTAGAACTGATACACCTGAAATGGTTATTTTTCCTGTTAGTCATTTTGATGGGAATTGAATGGGGATTAAGAAAGTACCATGGTGGATATTAA
- a CDS encoding OmpA family protein, with translation MKKKNLYIALVCLLLSSLDTFAQNRTYDGPNKMNTWSITGYGGITKFFGDIKTYDFKLGPDEKLTGGWGLSVNKQLSPIFGVQLTGFNGQLRGSKMGYVSSLTNKTYDVTFNSPSFIQVTVDGTMNVNRLLFGYNKLRRWKVDAHLGGGIIYYHTDLHAINTATGVDWPVKTNTDGSSKTAGTWERNGTTYTREWVVPVGMAVHYELTPRFDLGLDFTYSYVNTEKMDATVGSISDYQSQQGIWTFAASDSKKDGWGMATLALTYKLGKNAVRAKNGKYDATSGRYHLRWANPQSLIPVPYNPTMNDADSIAKVNMPKPVDPRLYTDTDGDGVADLFDKEPNTPAGSVVSGGGVAMDLDKIIRDAIKNNLPKDECEALFSNIEFDTDKSIIRNTSKETLSKVVELLNLRTNCRIVLVGHTDARASDSYNESLSRRRVDAAKRFLIRAGLAEPSRILIEYYGEYRPVAENTTVEGLQSNRRVEIKILPQNTLRSNYPAGFRK, from the coding sequence ATGAAGAAAAAGAACCTTTACATTGCTTTAGTTTGTTTGTTGCTTTCGAGTCTTGACACTTTTGCTCAAAACCGTACTTATGATGGACCTAACAAAATGAATACATGGTCTATTACCGGCTACGGCGGTATCACCAAATTCTTCGGTGACATCAAAACATATGATTTCAAGCTTGGTCCTGATGAAAAACTAACAGGCGGCTGGGGACTTTCGGTCAACAAACAATTGTCTCCGATTTTTGGGGTTCAGTTGACAGGCTTTAACGGGCAGCTTCGGGGATCCAAAATGGGTTACGTAAGCTCATTGACCAACAAAACTTATGACGTAACATTCAACAGCCCTTCATTTATTCAGGTTACTGTGGATGGAACAATGAATGTTAACCGTTTATTATTCGGATACAATAAATTACGCAGATGGAAAGTTGATGCTCACTTAGGTGGTGGTATCATTTACTACCATACTGATTTGCACGCAATCAATACGGCAACTGGTGTTGACTGGCCTGTAAAAACCAATACTGACGGAAGTTCTAAAACTGCCGGAACCTGGGAACGTAACGGAACCACTTATACCCGTGAATGGGTAGTACCAGTTGGTATGGCTGTACATTACGAACTAACTCCACGTTTTGATCTTGGTCTTGACTTTACTTACAGCTATGTGAATACTGAAAAGATGGACGCAACAGTTGGAAGTATCAGTGATTACCAGTCTCAGCAAGGAATATGGACGTTTGCTGCGAGTGATTCCAAAAAAGATGGCTGGGGAATGGCTACTTTGGCACTGACATATAAATTAGGAAAAAATGCAGTAAGAGCGAAAAACGGTAAGTATGATGCTACAAGCGGACGCTACCATTTACGTTGGGCAAATCCACAGTCATTAATTCCTGTGCCTTACAATCCTACAATGAATGATGCTGATTCTATTGCAAAAGTAAACATGCCGAAACCAGTTGATCCCCGTTTATATACAGATACAGATGGTGATGGAGTAGCGGATCTTTTCGATAAAGAACCAAACACTCCGGCAGGTAGTGTTGTATCAGGAGGTGGAGTTGCAATGGATCTTGATAAAATTATCAGAGATGCTATTAAAAACAACCTTCCAAAAGACGAATGCGAAGCGTTGTTCAGTAACATTGAATTTGATACTGACAAATCAATTATCCGTAATACATCAAAAGAAACATTGAGCAAAGTAGTTGAGCTTCTGAACCTGCGTACAAATTGCCGTATCGTACTAGTTGGTCATACAGATGCCCGTGCTTCTGACAGTTACAATGAATCACTTTCACGTCGTCGTGTTGATGCAGCTAAAAGATTCCTGATCCGTGCTGGTCTTGCTGAACCAAGTCGTATCCTTATCGAATATTATGGTGAGTATCGCCCGGTGGCAGAAAATACTACGGTTGAAGGCTTACAGTCTAACCGTCGTGTTGAGATCAAGATCTTACCACAAAACACATTGCGTTCAAATTATCCTGCAGGTTTCAGGAAATAA
- a CDS encoding DUF2279 domain-containing protein has product MGSIYGLSKSWYKNPLTKFRVKDDTYEWLQMDKMGHVYTSYQIARHTAEIYKKTGISKKQMLIYGAVSGIIFQTPIEILDGFSPDYGFSPGDMIANITGSVIFLGQIALWDEIRIHPKFSFHYTSLAAVRPELLGSNYSERWLKDYNGQTYWYSASPKSFFKNSQWPAWLCFSVGYGINNMVSSEKDKSITLGYRPYRQYYLSLDIDLTKIKTRNKTIRAICFMANSIKIPAPAFQISKNGIDLKPLYF; this is encoded by the coding sequence TTGGGTAGTATATATGGCCTGAGTAAATCATGGTATAAAAACCCGCTTACGAAGTTCCGCGTAAAAGACGATACATACGAATGGCTGCAAATGGACAAAATGGGGCACGTTTACACATCTTACCAGATTGCGCGCCACACTGCGGAGATTTATAAGAAAACCGGAATTTCTAAAAAACAAATGCTCATTTACGGAGCAGTTTCCGGTATCATTTTCCAGACGCCGATAGAAATCCTGGATGGTTTTTCGCCTGATTATGGTTTTTCACCAGGCGACATGATTGCCAATATTACTGGTTCGGTAATTTTTCTGGGGCAAATTGCGCTTTGGGATGAAATACGCATCCATCCCAAATTTTCTTTCCATTATACCTCACTCGCTGCCGTAAGGCCAGAATTATTAGGTTCTAACTATTCGGAAAGGTGGCTGAAGGATTATAACGGGCAAACCTACTGGTATTCTGCAAGCCCAAAATCATTTTTTAAAAATAGTCAATGGCCTGCCTGGTTATGCTTTTCAGTTGGTTATGGAATCAATAATATGGTGAGTTCTGAAAAAGATAAAAGTATAACCTTAGGATACCGTCCATACCGGCAGTATTATTTATCACTTGATATTGACCTGACTAAGATCAAAACACGAAATAAAACCATTCGGGCAATCTGTTTTATGGCTAATTCAATTAAAATTCCGGCACCGGCGTTTCAAATAAGTAAAAATGGTATTGATTTGAAACCTTTATATTTTTAG
- a CDS encoding SDR family oxidoreductase, whose translation MAELIKTALITGGSKGIGYGVAEVLIKEGIRVAVTSRTKKSADEAAASLNKIKEGYALGIESDVRNLESQEKAVAAVLAKWGQLDYVIANAGVGHMAPIQELTAEQWHETIDINLTGVFFSAKASLKALTETKGYFITISSLAGTNFFPNGTAYNASKFGVVGFSQAMMMDVRSAGIKVTTIMPGSVATEFAGHEPSEKDAWKIQPEDIGQIVSDLIKMPARTLPSKVEVRPSIPGK comes from the coding sequence ATGGCAGAATTAATTAAAACGGCACTTATTACCGGAGGTTCAAAAGGAATTGGATACGGTGTAGCAGAAGTGCTGATTAAAGAAGGTATACGGGTTGCAGTTACAAGCCGGACTAAAAAAAGTGCTGACGAGGCCGCCGCTTCTCTTAATAAAATCAAGGAAGGATATGCATTAGGTATTGAATCCGATGTGAGAAACCTGGAATCACAGGAAAAAGCTGTGGCTGCGGTACTTGCTAAATGGGGACAACTTGATTACGTAATCGCCAATGCTGGAGTTGGCCACATGGCTCCAATTCAGGAATTAACTGCTGAGCAATGGCACGAAACTATTGACATTAACCTGACCGGGGTGTTTTTCAGTGCCAAAGCATCTCTTAAAGCACTAACAGAAACGAAAGGATATTTTATCACTATTTCGAGTCTGGCGGGAACAAACTTCTTTCCAAATGGAACAGCATACAATGCGAGTAAGTTCGGTGTGGTAGGCTTTTCACAAGCTATGATGATGGACGTGCGAAGCGCTGGTATTAAAGTAACAACCATTATGCCCGGATCCGTTGCAACTGAGTTTGCGGGACATGAGCCTTCTGAAAAAGACGCATGGAAAATCCAGCCCGAAGATATTGGCCAGATCGTTTCCGACCTGATTAAAATGCCTGCCCGTACGTTGCCTAGTAAGGTTGAAGTACGGCCATCAATTCCTGGAAAATAA
- the fabG gene encoding 3-oxoacyl-[acyl-carrier-protein] reductase: MKLVENKVALVTGASRGIGRAIALRLAQEGANVAFTYLSSVEKGEALAQELEQFGIKAKGYRSDASDFQAADQLVTDVVADFGKLDILINNAGVTRDGLLMRMSEENWDTVININLKSVFNLTKAATKTMMRAKSGSIINITSVVGIRGNAGQANYAASKAGIIGFTKSVALELGSRNIRSNAVAPGFIETEMTGAIESKAVEDWKQSIPMKRGGQPEEVADACIFLASDLSKYITGQVIQVDGGMLT; the protein is encoded by the coding sequence ATGAAATTAGTAGAAAATAAAGTGGCTTTGGTTACCGGGGCCTCACGTGGTATAGGACGCGCTATTGCTTTGCGTTTGGCACAGGAAGGCGCTAATGTTGCTTTTACTTATCTGTCCAGTGTGGAAAAAGGGGAGGCTCTGGCTCAGGAGCTGGAACAATTTGGAATTAAAGCAAAAGGATATCGCTCCGATGCATCTGATTTTCAGGCTGCTGACCAACTGGTTACTGATGTAGTTGCTGATTTTGGTAAGCTCGATATTCTGATTAATAATGCAGGCGTTACGCGTGATGGTTTGCTAATGCGTATGAGTGAAGAAAACTGGGATACAGTTATCAACATCAACCTTAAATCTGTTTTTAACCTGACCAAGGCTGCAACCAAGACGATGATGCGTGCCAAAAGTGGTTCTATCATTAATATTACATCGGTAGTTGGGATACGCGGAAATGCCGGACAGGCCAATTATGCAGCCTCAAAAGCCGGAATTATTGGTTTTACCAAATCCGTTGCACTTGAATTAGGATCACGTAACATCCGTTCTAATGCGGTTGCACCTGGTTTTATCGAAACAGAAATGACCGGTGCAATCGAATCAAAAGCAGTGGAAGACTGGAAACAGTCCATACCAATGAAACGTGGCGGACAACCTGAAGAAGTGGCTGATGCATGTATTTTTTTAGCGTCGGATCTTTCCAAATACATTACCGGACAAGTTATTCAGGTAGATGGCGGTATGCTGACCTAA
- a CDS encoding DUF2027 domain-containing protein: MNIGDKVRLVHGREEGVIYAFLPGNVVEIEIEDGFRIPVLRNEIVTISPMESQRMVKAGDLQKIASQSDKIVSRSPVFAEKGIYLAFASINDRALTAYLINNTDWTLPFSATALDESVPNGLAGGVLQPRSSHKLSELLMKDFESWPVFEFKILYYREGKHILPQPLFKKMKCRAQSFYKSKGQAPVLGREAFVYQLDEENLKKEEPASNPDFSQNLRTSLMGGAEIEKNIPEKPALEKPENVIDLHIEKIKKDFSGLSNDEMLKIQLTTFENSLERAVANGMEEITFIHGSGSGVLRTELHRRLSKNQHVQYYKDAQKEKFGYGATLVKIK, encoded by the coding sequence ATGAATATAGGAGATAAAGTAAGACTGGTCCATGGACGCGAGGAAGGTGTTATATATGCTTTTTTACCGGGAAATGTTGTTGAAATTGAAATTGAAGACGGTTTCAGGATTCCTGTTTTAAGGAACGAAATCGTAACCATATCACCAATGGAATCCCAGAGAATGGTGAAAGCCGGTGATTTACAGAAGATTGCCAGCCAAAGTGATAAAATCGTTTCCCGCTCGCCCGTTTTTGCTGAAAAAGGAATTTATCTGGCTTTTGCATCCATTAATGATCGTGCGTTGACGGCTTATCTGATCAATAATACGGACTGGACTCTTCCTTTCAGTGCAACAGCATTGGATGAATCTGTTCCGAACGGCTTGGCAGGAGGTGTATTGCAACCGCGTAGTTCGCATAAATTGTCTGAACTTCTGATGAAGGATTTTGAAAGCTGGCCGGTTTTTGAATTTAAAATCCTGTATTATAGAGAAGGAAAACATATATTGCCACAACCGCTTTTTAAGAAAATGAAGTGCAGGGCGCAATCCTTTTACAAAAGTAAAGGACAGGCTCCGGTTTTAGGGAGAGAAGCATTTGTTTATCAGCTGGATGAAGAAAACCTGAAAAAAGAAGAGCCGGCTTCCAATCCTGATTTTTCTCAGAACCTGCGGACAAGTTTGATGGGCGGGGCGGAAATTGAGAAAAATATACCTGAAAAACCTGCGTTGGAAAAACCGGAAAATGTTATTGATCTGCATATAGAAAAAATAAAAAAAGACTTTTCAGGGCTCTCAAATGATGAAATGCTGAAAATTCAGCTGACGACATTTGAAAACAGCCTGGAAAGGGCAGTTGCGAATGGAATGGAGGAAATCACATTTATCCATGGATCGGGTAGTGGGGTGCTTCGTACAGAATTACATCGCAGGCTGAGCAAAAACCAGCATGTCCAGTATTACAAAGACGCTCAAAAGGAAAAATTCGGATACGGTGCAACACTTGTTAAAATTAAGTAA
- the rpsP gene encoding 30S ribosomal protein S16, translated as MAVKIRLARRGRKKMAIYDIVVADARAPRDGRFIEKLGIYNPGTNPAFIVLEAAKAVDWLLKGAQPTDTARSILQHRRRNAYEAFADWCE; from the coding sequence ATGGCAGTAAAAATTAGATTAGCGCGTCGTGGACGCAAAAAGATGGCGATATATGATATCGTTGTTGCAGATGCCAGAGCACCACGTGATGGTCGCTTCATCGAAAAACTGGGAATTTACAACCCAGGTACAAACCCGGCTTTTATCGTACTAGAAGCTGCAAAAGCTGTTGACTGGTTACTGAAAGGTGCACAGCCAACGGATACAGCACGTTCTATATTGCAGCACAGAAGGCGTAATGCTTATGAAGCATTTGCAGATTGGTGTGAATAA
- the rimM gene encoding ribosome maturation factor RimM (Essential for efficient processing of 16S rRNA), with translation MTQDNCYLLGYIVRTHGTNGNVVIFLDVDYPEDYEDLDAVYVEIRGELVPYFISNFNLQKQANAIVSFEDVNTIEKGQALVGSSLFLSLDELDELGEEEFYYHEIKGYTVVDETKGELGIVREVYSLNGQDLIAMDYLGNEILIPTSEEIVLRADKENKKLIVNLPEGLLEVYLDDSSKNIPDDAD, from the coding sequence GTGACACAGGATAATTGTTACTTGCTAGGTTACATTGTACGTACACACGGTACGAACGGCAATGTTGTTATATTTTTGGATGTAGACTATCCCGAAGATTACGAAGATCTGGATGCAGTTTATGTAGAGATACGCGGAGAGTTAGTGCCTTATTTTATCAGTAATTTCAATTTGCAGAAACAAGCCAATGCCATTGTATCTTTTGAAGATGTAAATACGATTGAAAAAGGGCAGGCATTAGTTGGCAGCTCGCTGTTTCTTTCTTTGGATGAATTAGATGAACTGGGTGAAGAGGAGTTCTATTATCATGAGATAAAAGGTTACACCGTTGTGGATGAAACCAAAGGCGAACTTGGAATTGTAAGAGAAGTATATTCCTTGAACGGCCAGGATCTGATTGCTATGGATTATCTGGGTAATGAAATTTTGATTCCTACTTCGGAAGAAATTGTATTACGGGCAGATAAGGAAAATAAAAAGTTAATTGTGAATTTACCTGAAGGATTACTGGAAGTATATCTGGACGATTCATCGAAAAACATTCCTGATGATGCGGATTGA
- a CDS encoding DUF4403 family protein: protein MEEYKYSDKEIQSEKHLSVLNVPVEIPISELEAQINAKIKGLIYEDNSYEDEDNDNLKAKVWKISPIKVVAIDSSFLFEIPLKIWVSAGYKVSPLGITMSGYKDTEFSIRIRLISKIGISPDWQIHSDTYVDSYDWITDPNVKVAGIRIPIKSMASRLLNKNFDKITKAIDDQVAANIELKKSVAVAWQLAHQPVLLSKEFDTWLVISPTAIVMTPLLSKNNILRSVIGIKGFTQTITSASKPVIPPVPKLPNLAIVDKVPENFRVGLISLVSYEEAARLATARFAGEKFSFLGGKYNVEVTSIEMYGQNDKLVIKAGLTGSIKGHIFLKGVPHYDPATQKLSLKGVDYDLDTKNTIVKTAGWLLQGQFSRMMENKMVVPVGDQITDAKKTIQAALSNFKIIDGVLVKGTLTDIMPDKVYLTPKHIYSVVFAEGNVNLRVDGLKSF, encoded by the coding sequence ATGGAAGAATATAAATATTCGGATAAAGAAATTCAGAGCGAAAAGCATTTATCAGTACTAAATGTTCCGGTAGAGATTCCGATTTCTGAACTGGAAGCTCAGATCAATGCAAAAATCAAAGGGCTGATTTATGAAGACAACAGCTATGAGGATGAGGATAATGATAATCTTAAGGCAAAAGTCTGGAAAATAAGCCCTATAAAAGTCGTTGCCATTGATTCCTCATTCTTATTTGAAATACCTTTAAAGATTTGGGTGAGTGCCGGTTATAAAGTTAGCCCGCTCGGAATTACAATGTCCGGTTATAAAGACACTGAATTTTCTATACGCATCAGGCTTATATCCAAAATCGGAATTTCTCCCGACTGGCAGATCCATTCGGATACCTATGTTGACAGCTATGACTGGATTACTGACCCGAATGTAAAAGTAGCAGGTATCCGGATTCCGATTAAGAGTATGGCCAGCCGTTTGCTTAATAAGAATTTTGATAAGATCACAAAAGCTATTGATGATCAGGTTGCTGCAAACATTGAGCTCAAGAAAAGTGTAGCGGTTGCGTGGCAGCTTGCGCATCAGCCTGTATTGCTTTCCAAAGAATTTGATACCTGGCTGGTCATTTCCCCGACGGCAATAGTCATGACACCTTTGCTGTCAAAAAATAATATATTACGGTCTGTTATCGGGATAAAGGGATTCACCCAAACCATTACCTCCGCCAGCAAACCCGTTATTCCTCCTGTACCAAAACTGCCCAATCTTGCTATTGTTGACAAGGTGCCAGAAAATTTCAGGGTAGGGTTGATCAGCCTCGTATCATATGAGGAAGCGGCACGGTTGGCAACAGCCCGGTTTGCGGGAGAAAAATTTTCATTTTTAGGCGGAAAGTACAATGTTGAAGTCACTTCTATCGAAATGTATGGACAGAACGACAAACTTGTAATAAAGGCAGGCCTCACCGGAAGTATCAAAGGGCATATTTTTTTGAAAGGCGTCCCCCATTACGATCCTGCAACACAGAAGCTGTCTTTGAAAGGAGTTGATTATGACCTGGATACGAAAAATACTATTGTCAAAACCGCTGGCTGGCTATTACAAGGTCAGTTTAGCAGGATGATGGAAAACAAAATGGTGGTTCCCGTAGGTGACCAGATCACAGATGCGAAGAAGACAATCCAGGCTGCACTTTCTAATTTTAAAATCATAGATGGTGTACTTGTTAAGGGAACACTTACAGATATCATGCCGGACAAAGTATATTTAACACCCAAACATATTTACTCAGTAGTTTTTGCAGAAGGGAATGTAAATTTGCGCGTAGACGGATTAAAGAGTTTTTAG
- the trmD gene encoding tRNA (guanosine(37)-N1)-methyltransferase TrmD has translation MRIDIITCVPNLLDSFFAHSILKRAQQGGFVEVVTHDIRDYSVNKHRTIDDYAFGGGAGMVLQVEPIARCIRALQAERSYDEIIYLTPDGELMQQKMVNQLSLKGNLIMLCGHYKGVDQRVRDLFITKEISIGDYVLSGGELAAAVLSDAIIRLLPGVLNDETSALTDSFQDNLLAPPVYSRPADFEGNVVPEILMSGHEAKVEEWRYEQSVKRTRERRPDLLR, from the coding sequence ATGCGGATTGATATTATTACATGTGTTCCAAATTTATTGGATAGCTTCTTCGCACATTCTATACTAAAACGGGCGCAGCAGGGAGGTTTCGTTGAAGTGGTAACTCATGACATCAGAGATTACTCTGTTAACAAGCACAGGACGATTGATGATTATGCTTTTGGAGGAGGAGCCGGTATGGTACTTCAGGTAGAACCCATTGCCAGATGCATCCGGGCGTTACAGGCAGAACGGAGCTATGACGAGATTATTTACCTGACTCCCGATGGCGAGCTGATGCAGCAGAAAATGGTGAACCAGTTATCCTTAAAAGGAAATCTGATCATGTTATGCGGACATTACAAAGGCGTCGATCAGCGCGTTCGTGATCTGTTTATTACCAAAGAAATCAGCATTGGAGATTATGTGCTTTCTGGTGGGGAACTGGCTGCGGCGGTACTTTCTGATGCCATTATCCGTTTGTTACCAGGCGTATTAAATGATGAAACCTCAGCTTTAACGGATTCTTTTCAGGATAATTTATTAGCCCCGCCTGTTTATTCACGACCAGCGGATTTTGAAGGAAATGTGGTTCCTGAGATCCTCATGTCAGGACACGAAGCAAAGGTGGAGGAATGGCGTTATGAACAGTCTGTAAAAAGGACGCGGGAGAGAAGGCCGGATCTGCTGAGGTGA